The following nucleotide sequence is from Metamycoplasma phocicerebrale.
ACTATTGTACTAATATAAGGGTTTCTATTTGTAATACCAGCTTTAATATCTCTTTCATCTAATGGTCGACTTGGAGGAGATGTAACTTCAGCTAATACTTTAACTCCATTAATTTCAATAGTTATAATTTGGGTACCAGGGTTTTGGGGTTTAGGTTTTGGATCAGGTTTAGGTTTAGGGGTAGGAGTTGGTGTTACTACAGGTGGTTTTAATTTATCTTCAGGTTTAGTAATTGGAGGTTTTGGGGCTTCTTTTAGTTTTTGATCTGATGAAGAAACATTGGCATTGTCTGTATCAGCAATACCTTTATCAAAAATATTTGGATTAGCTCCATTATAATTATTAATTCTTATTCCATTGGCATTTTTTTTATTAGAAGCATATACTACGGAACCAATACCTATGGCTCCCAAACCAGAAAAACCTAGTACCAGTAAAGTTATTCTATATTTTTTTTTCTTTATTAAAGACATAATATCATCCTACCCATTTTATATATTTCATTATTTTAATTTTAATAATTAAAATATTCGTTCCAAAAGCAATTCAATTTATTTAATTTTATACTTTTAAAACTTAAAAATTGAAAAATCCTATAAAAAATTGTTTTTGTATTTAAAAATGCAATAAAAGCAAATTATTTTGCATATTTTGGTAAACAAAAAAACAAATTTTGTTTTTAATTAATTCACTTAAAATTTACAATTTTATAAATTTATTATATTTAAGAAAATCTTGATCTTTTTTTATTTTTTCATTATAAAGTTTTATTTTACATACACTTTTTCAAAACCATGATACTGAAATAGTAAACAAAACAGACAATGATGGAAAACTTAAGTTTAATAAAACTTTTAAAAATATACTATCACCTGAATAACCCCATGGTTCTCTAAAATTCATCATTGGATAAATTGTAATTTGAAGTTTTATATATATATCCCAACCGTTTTTTTCTTTTTCAGATATTTTAAAATTAGTCAAAAATTCATCGACTACCTTAATACCAACAAAGTAAACGGCTACAGTAAAAAAATAGTAAAAAAATGAAAACAAAGAAGACAAATATAAATCATATTTATTTAAAACTATCGTTTTTCTAGTAGTAATAAAAAATGATATTCCGATAATAGGATTAATTAAATGAACTAAAAATGTAAGAATTATTTCAATTAATGGTATTTTATTACTTTCTTTAACAAAGAAATAAACATATGGAACAATAATAAATCAAAAAATAGTAAATGTAATAGTTATATAAACTATTGAAAAGAAAAATAGTCTTTTAATTCAAACATATTTTGGCATTATTGCTAGCAAAATCAATGATGCGCCTAAAAGAATATTTGAAACATATGTAAAAGTAAATCTAACTTGAAAAAAGGCCCCTGAAACAGTTGGCAATAAATCTAAATTAAAAATTCTTTCCTTTTCTTTTTGTGTTAATTTAGACAAAGCTTCTGTCATTTTATTAGATATAGAAAATCATCCGCCAACAAATGAAATAGAAACTAATAACAAAATTATAATTCCAAATGAAAGCAATAATCTTCTCTTAATTTTAGTTAATTCCATATACTTACCTTTTAAAAAAATTATACTTAAAAAATAAAAACACAAACACAAAATGTTTGCGTCTCTAATATATTATTTTAAATTATTCTTCATCAGATGAAACTTTTCCACCACGTTTTTTAATAATTTCATCTGCTAAATTACGAGGTAATTTTTCATAATGATCAAATCACATTTGGTAAGTTCCACGACCTGTAGTCATAGATCTCAATTGAGTTGCATAACCAAACATTTCGCTTAGAGGAATGTAAGATTTAATAACATGTGCTCCATCATTTCTTGTTTCGTTATCACGAACTTGCCCACGTCTTCTTGAAATATCACCCATAACATCTCCAAAGAAATCTTCAGGAACAACAACAGCTACATCCATAATTGGTTCTAATAAAACTGTTCCTAATTGTTCACGACCTTTTGTAAGCGATTTAGAAGCAGCAATTTTATATGCTAATTCTGAAGAGTCGACTTCATGGTATGAACCATCAAATAATGTTGCTTTAATGTCAATCATTGGGTACCCCGCAAGAATACCAATGTCCATTTTTTCTCTAAGACCTTTTTCAATTGACTTGATATATTCTTTAGGAATCTTACCCCCAACAATTTTGTCAACAAATTCAAAACCTCCATCTGGATTAGGTTCATATTTAATTCATACGTGACCATATTGCCCTTTACCACCAGATTGTTTCTTGTGAATACCTTCAACTTCTGCTGATTTAGTAATCGTTTCACGATATGAAACTTGAGGTGCTCCAACACTTACTTCTACTTTAAATTCACGTTTTAATCTATCAACAATAATATCTAAGTGTAATTCTCCCATACCAGCAATAATTGTTTGGCCTGTTTCTTCATCTGTATAGTATTTAAATGTAGGATCTTCAGCTCCTAAACGTTGTAATGCTAAAGATAATTTTTCAGAAGCGTCTTTTGTTTTAGGTTCAATAGCTTGAGATATAACTGGTTCTGGAAAATTCATATTTTCTAAAACTATATCTTTATGTTTATCATCAATTAATGTATTTCCAGTTGTTGTATATTTTAATCCGACAGCTGCAGCAATATCCCCTGTTCTAACTTCATCAATATCAGTTCTTGAATTGGCATGCATTAATAAAATACGACTTAATCTTTCTTTTTCGCCCTTTGTTGAGTTTGCAACATAAGAGCCTTTTGTAATAACTCCACTATAAACTCTAAAGAATGTTAAATTTCCTACAAATGGGTCATTCATAACTTTAAATGCTAATGATGAAAAGAATTCATCGTCAGAAGCTGGTATATTAATTTCTTCATCACCTTTATAAGCTTTCATAGCTGGAATATCTAATGGGCTAGGCAAATAATCCACAACAGCATCTAACATAAATTTAACACCTTTATTTTTAAATGATGTTCCACATACTACTGGAAAATATGTAGATGTTAAGGTTGCTTTTCTAATCGCCTTCTTTAGCAATTCGGCAGAAACTTCTTGTTCAGTTAATAATAATTCCATAATTTCTTCATCAAAATCTGCTAATGATTCTGCTAGCGAAGCACGCAATAAATGTGCTTCATCTTTTAAATGATCTGGAATTTCAATTTCTTTGACATTTTCATCAACCGAACCATCAAATTCATAAGCTTTCATAGTCACTAAATCTACAACACCCATAAATTGAGCTTCTTCTCCAATGTTTAATTGAATTGCATGCGCATTTGCTCCTAATAATTTTCTTAAAGATTCAATTGATGCTTTAAAATTTGCACCCATTTTATCCATTTTATTAACATAAACAATTCTAGGCACTTTATAGTTTGTTGCTTGTCTTCAAACTGTCTCAGTTTGTGGTTCGACACCTGATTGTGCATCAAGAACAGTTACTGCTCCATCTAATACACGTAGTGAACGTTCAACTTCAATAGTAAAGTCAACGTGGCCCGGGGTGTCAATTATATTTAATCTTTTATGTTTTCAATAAGCTGTTGTAGCAGCTGAGGTTATTGTTATACCACGTTCTTGTTCTTGGGCCATTCAATCCATTTGTGAAGCACCTTCATGTGTTTCACCTATTTTATGAATTTTACCTGTATGATATAGAACTCTTTCTGTGGTTGTAGTTTTACCAGCGTCAATATGCGCCATAATTCCAATATTACGATAATCTTCTAATTTATATTCTCTAGACATATTTTTTCCTATTCTTATAAATTGATAAAATTATTATCATCTAAAGTGAGCAAATGCTTTGTTTGATTCAGCCATTTTATGAGTATCTTCACGCTTTTTAATTGCGCCACCCATTTTATTTGAAGCATCAATAATTTCATGTGCTAACTTTTCTTCCATAGTTTTATCGTTTCTTAATCTTGAATATTGGATTATTCATCTTAGAGCTAAAGTTTGTTTTCTTTTTGCACTAACTTCACATGGAACTTGATAGTTTGATCCACCCACTCTTCTTGAACGAACTTCAAGTTGAGGACTTACATTTTCTAAAGCAATATTGAATACTTCTAATGGATCTTTTCCTGTTTTTTCTTTTACAATTTCAAATGCGTTATATAAGATATTTTCAGCAACAGATTTTTTCCCGTCTAACATAATGGTATTAATTAATTTAGTAATAATCTTTGAGTTAAAAACTGGATCTGCTAAGACATCTCTAACTGGTGCTTTATGTTTTCTTGACATATTTTTTCCTTTCTAATTTAACTTTTTAATTAATTACTTTTTGGTTTCTTTGTACCATATACTGAACGAGCTTGTTTTCTGTTATTAACTCCCGCAGCATCTTGTGTTCCACGCACAATTGTATATCTTACTCCGGGTAAATCTTTAACTTTACCTCCACGAATTAAAACAACTGAGTGTTCTTGTAAATTGTGACCTTCTCCTGGAATATAAGCTGTAACTTCTTGTCCATTTGATAATCTAACACGGGCATATTTACGAATAGCTGAGTTAGGTTTTTTAGGTGTCATTGTAGCAACCCGAGTACATACACCACGTTTAAATGGCGCCGGAATTGCATTTTCTTTTTTTAGTAAAGAGTTATACATTTTTCCTAAAGCAGGAGCTTTAGATTTTGTAGTTTTATCTCTACGGCCTTGTTTAACTAATTGAGCAACTGTAGGCATTTTTTTCCTTTCTTTATTTTTAAAATAATTTTTTTAATAATGTTTGGTATTTTCTAACTAAATTGAAAAATACTTATAAATTATACAACAACTAAACCGGTGTTTCATATTTTTTTATAAATTTTTTATATTTTAAAAAGTTAAAAAATAAAAGTGGTAATTTAGCCACTTAAATTAAGGTGTTTTTTATCTATTTTTATCTTTTTATCTTTAATTTCTTTAATAAATTTTTCTAATAAAATATTTTTATTTTTTAATTCCTCAATAGTGAGATTGTAATCTATATTATTTTCCGTTTTTAAATATTCTTCTATTTCTTTAGTTAAAACTTCATATTTTGGATTTATTATATTAGCTAAAGTTCAAACTGAGAAATCATTAATATTTTTTAAATATTGAGAAATAATATCTATTTTTTGTTGTTTAATATCACTAAAACGTTTAATAATATTAGAAATTCTTGTTTCGGCTTCTTCTTTTAGTTTTTCAAATGTATTTACTTCATCAATGCGTTTTTGTTTTAAGTCTTGTATTAAAGCATTTAAGTCATTTTTTAAAGCTATAACATCCTGATCAGTTGTGTTTGGAAAAAAATTATCTACATCTTTAATTGTATTAAATACTTTATTTTTTACATAATTTAAAAGTGAATACTTTAAATTTTCAAATTTAACACAAGAAACCATCATAGGAGCCACAAACAGCGGGCTTAAAGCTAATAAAGGCAATCATTTAATATTTTTTTTCATAATATTATTTTTACTTATTATTCTATATTTAATAAAAACTTAGATATTAAATAATCTTGATATTTTATTAAAAAATCTGGAAGCATATCTTCATTTATTTTTTTGCCTTCATCCATTGTGTAAGTAATTGACACATTTGTATTGTAAAATAAATCTTCAATTTCTGCATCACGATAAAATAATCATGAATTTTTAGAAACAGGTTGATAAAGCGGATCAATTGTACGAGCAGAATAAACATATTCTTCATATTTTTTATTAAATTCTTCTTTAGACATTTTTGATAAATCTTCAGTCTCTTTTAATATTTTTGCTTTTCTATCTGCTTGTTCCATTCAAAGAACTTCTTTTTCTATTTTTGTTAAATTAGCAGGTTCTACAGTTAATTTATTTTTTTCACTTTCAATATTAAGACTTTTACCTTTTTCTATACTTTCATTAACTTCTGCAAAATATTTTATTTTAAAAAGTTGGCTTAAAAACAAAGGATATTGTTTTTTAAATTCAATTTCACTCATATCATTATAAAAACCAATTCATTTCGAAAAAACATTAGGTAATAACACATTTGATGACCTTAATTTCTTCAAATCAATACTAATTTTTTTAGGATAATTTTTATCTAATGCTTCCTTTTTCAATTCTTTTAAGGAAACAAGCTCATTATAAACATCTTCATTTGTATTCTTATATTGAGGATAATTAAATTTGACATAGCGTAATACAAAATGAGATATTACAAAAGCACCAAGCATTATTAAACCAATTTCATAAGCTGCTATAAAAACCGGTGCATACGAGACATTGCCACTATTGTATACCCTTACTAATGCAAATAAAGAAATAAATACTTGAGAAAAAATAATCAAAACAATTATTATAATATTAAAAAATGCATTACTTTTAAAACTAAGGCCTTGAATATAATCTTTAACAAGATACTCGCTCAAAACTTTTTGAGTTTTATCAATAGTTCTTTTGTAGTTTATGAAATATTTAATCAACAAATACATATTAACAATCATCAATAGTGTAACAATAGCTGAAAACAATAAAAATGAACCCGAAGCTTTTTGTGTGCTTGTAGCACTTGAACTTGTATCATATAAAATTTCGTTCATGTTACTTCCTTTCATTTTTTTAATCGTCTAATTTAGAAGAATCTAAATTTTCTAAATCTTTATTCAAATTTTTTTCAATGCTATTTTTTTTGTTTAAATTCGAATTTTTATTTTGTTCGTTTGTTTCAAATATTAATATTATTTTGTCAATTAATTTTTCCCTAGGCAAATCTTCTGCTCCAAAAATGTTTAATTTATTTGCCATTAAAATTAGTTTTTCATTATCTAAACTATTTAATTGATCACGATAATTAATATTATTTTTTTGATTTATATCTGCTTGTGTTGATATAAATGCTTGATCGATATTATTAGAAATTTTTGAAGAATTTTCTTGTTGCATCATTTGTGCAAATGATTCAAAGTTTGGTGCCCCAGAATTTTGCATTTGTGCTTGAATTTTTACATATCTAAACATTTTAATAATTTTTCCACACGGTCAATAAAAAACAAAATAACCTATTGGTAAGGCAATTGTGTAAACTAAATTTAATATTCTATTTATATTTCAAATTTGTATGTTAAATAAACTACCTATACCTCAAAATAAATTAATTGCAACTATAAAAATTAAAAAAGCATATATGCTTGATAGCCAAGGCGAATAAACACTAAAATCCTTCGCTTTTAATGATTTTATTCAAAATACTAAATGAAATGCTAATATAGCTATTCCTAATAACATACTAAATAAAGAAATAATAAATGTTCTTACATATGTTTGTCTTGCAAAGCCTTGAACTTCTGTTGGAGTTAATTTGGAATTTGATTGCGATATAGCTACAAGGTAGTTCTGAATATAACTTTCTTTTCTAACTGCATATTCAATAAAAATAGTTAACAACAATAAAGTTACAATTGATAAAAATATAGTAAAAAGAATTCATCTTATACTAAACTTTTTCTTATGATCTTCATACAATTGATCAGTTGTTGAATAAGTTGTCAAATCTATGTCTCTCATAATACCCTCCTTTTGGTAAAATTTTATAATATAAATTATATATTATATGTTAATTTAATTTATTGACTTCAATTTCTTTTAACATAATATTAGGAATTGGGGCTTCAAAATGCTTTATTTTTCCTTTATTATCTACAAAATCGAGTTGCATAGCATGCAGCCTTTGATTAAAATCATCTATTTTTTTATTATATATTGGATCTCCGTAAATAGGGTGTTTTATATAGTTTAAATGAACGCGTATTTGATGTGTTCTCCCTGTTTTTAAATTACATTTAATAAGAGTTTTTTCTTTATTATCTATTTTTAGATAATCTAAAACTTCTATCATTGTGTAGGCATTTTTAGCATTTTGTTGCGAAACTGTAAATTTTTGTCTGTTTTTAGTATCCCTTGCTATTGGCAAATCAATATGCATTTTTTTATTAGCAATTTTGCCATCAACTATTGCAATATATGTTCTATCTATTTTATGTTCTTTCAATAAAGAAGCAAAATAATTATGTGTTGCGTTGTTTTTGGCAATAATCAAAAGACCACTTGTATCTTTATCGATTCTATGAACTACACCCAATCTTAACAAACCATTTACATCGCTTAAATTATTTTTAAAATGATACATTAGAGCATTAACTAAAGTATTATCATAATGTCCTGGAGCTGGATGAACAGTCATTCCGGAAGGTTTATTTATTACTAAATAGTCTTCATTTTCAAAAATAATATCAATATCTATATTTTGGGGTTCTACAGTTGTTTGTTTATCTAATAATTTAGTTACTTCAATTGCATCATTTTCTTTAACAATATATTTATTTTTGTTTATTTTTATACCATTAACAAAAACAGCTCCTTGAGATATTAATTCTTGAATATCATTCCTAGTTATTGTTGAATTGTTTGTAATATATTTATCTATTCTTTCTGAATAAGTAGCTATTAGTTTTACCATAATCTTTAAATTATAACATTTTGCTATAATTATCTATATGAAGTTGTTAGAAATAAAAAAATCCAAATTTTATCCTTTTTTGTTTAATGTTTCATCTAAAGAAGAAGTAAAACAAATTATTTTAAAAATAAAACAAGAGCATAAAAAAGCTAAACATGTTGTATATGCTTTTATTATTGAACAAAATAACACTATTTTAAGCGGATTCAGCGATGATAATGAACCAAAGGGAGTCGCAGGAAGACCCTTGTACAATTTACTTGAAAACAAAAAAATAATAAATAAATTAATTGTTATAGTTAGATACTTTGGAGGTATAGAATTAGGAAAAAGCAATTTATTAAGAGCATATTTGCAAGCAGGAAAACTATTATTTTAATAAAAAAATATCCTACATTATTTTTTTATTATTAGATTTTTAAAAACCACTTATTTTTGAAATAAAACTTCTTTTGTTTTTTCATCTATTTTTTGCATTTCAATTGTTTCATTTTTTTCTTCGCCTTTACTGTATTTTTTAATATAAATAAATTGTAAAGAATTTATAGTAAAACTTATGCATTGTCAAACAATCATACCAACTACATTAATTAATTCAGCATCTTTTGAAACCACTGAAAAAATAAAATGTAATAATCATACAACGCAATTAAATAAAAACAATAAAGCCATATAAGGGCTTACTCCATGAAAGTCTTTTTTTCTCATCCCTGTAATAAATTGAGGTAAAAAGGCCAATGTAGTAAAAGCTGGAGCTATCAACGAAATAATCAAAGCATTTACCCCGTCTAATTTAGCAAATTTTGTAGGTATTGTTCATCTTAATATAAAAGCTATAAATAAAATTAAATAAATACCAGCTATTGTAGATATTGAAGAAATAACACCAGTCATCATATGTTTTGTTTTTTTAGAATAAAAATGATATAAAAAATACATGGTAAAAGTATATATTATGCCACAAATAAAATTTGAAACAAAAATACTAATTGAAGTTGCGTCATTATTATGTCATACTCCAAGAGCAGTTCACATTAACAAACCAATGTAAAAAATTCAAAAAGAAAAAAAATTAACTTTTCCTGTTTTCTTTGCTTTCAGTTGATAAACCAATTGAGGAATACCTAATCCAACTGTAATAATCGCACCAATATATCCAAACACCTGCGCAGCAATTGACATAATAAATCCCCTTTCTTATTTAAATTTAAAAGCCTTATTATTATATAATAATATTTTTTTAATTTCTATTTTTGGCACAATACACTACTTTTAATAAAATTATTCAAAAAAATAATCGTTTTTAAAATTTTATTTTTTATTTTTCTATTATTATATGAATAATATAAAATAAAATATGAATTGGGGATTATTATGAAAAGAAAAATGAAAAAATTATTGTTGGGTCTATCATCCTTTTTAACAGCATTACCAATAGCATGCATTTCAACTTTAGTTAGCTGTCAAAAAAAAGAAAATAATTTTATTGAACCTTTGGCTAATGCTAAGGTTCCATACTTAGATAATAATTGAGTTTGCACATGAGCTGATGAATTCGATAATAATAAATTGGATGAAAATAAGTGGACACAACAAATAAGAAAAAACAATCATAACAATGAAAAACAATATTACACTGATAAAAATATTATTATAAAAGACTCGATACTTTCTTTAATAGCTAAAAAAGAAGAATATCATGGAAAACATTATACTTCAGCTAAACTGATTACAAAAGATAAAAAATCTTTTAAATATGGGCGTCTTCAAATTAAAGCTAAAAACCCAAAAGGTAGAGGTACTTGGCCTGCAATTTGAATGTTGCCTGTGAATAAAAAAAATATTGAATGGCCACATTATGGTGAAATAGATATAATGGAATATGTCGGTTTTGACGAATCTAAAATTTTTCAAACTATTCATACAGGTCAGCATAATCACAAAAATAAGACTCAAATTGGTTCTAGTTATTTAATAAACTCATCAGATCGCTTTTTAGTTTATGAATTTATTTGATATCCCGATAGATTGGAATGATATGTTGACAACACAAAAATTTTTGAAACAAAATATTTAAAAAATAAAGAAAGGGATGTGGAAAGAGCCTATGAAGAAGTTTTTCCATTTGACAAAGAATTTTATTTAATACTTAATTTAGCAATCGGCGGAACTTGAGCAGGCAAAAAAGGTATAGATGAAAATATTTTTCCTATTTCATTTGATGTTGATTATGTAAGATATTATGAATTTGATTATAAAAAAGTAGATAAAATAATACCGGAAAAAATTAATAAAATATTTAAATCAAAAAATAGTAAATTTCTTTATTGAAATAAACCAAAAGATGATTATGAAATTGAAAAATACAATATTTATTTAAATAAAAAATTATTTAAAACAGTTTCTTTAAATCAGTTTAAATTTGAAGAAATAAAAAATAACGGAAATTATTCTATTCAAATTTCTGCTGTTGATTTCAGTGGCAAGGAAAGTTTTTTAAGTGACGAATTTATTTATAATAAACAGTAATTGACAACTAGCTAAAATTGCTATTTTTTATTATTTAAATAATAAAAAAAACACCTTTCGGTGTTAAGTCATTTCTGAAATGGTGGCTCCGGCAGGAATCGAACCAGCGACACACGGAGCTTCAGTCCGTTGCTCTACCAACTGAGCTACAGAGCCAATGGCGGTCCAGACGGGAATTGAACCCGCGATCTCTTCCGTGACAGGGAAGCGTATTAAACCACTTTACCACTGGACCGTGGTTGCGGAGATTGGAATTGAACCAATGACCTTTGGGTTATGAGCCCAACGAGCTGCCCCTGCTCTACTCCGCTATATAATGGCGGGCAATGAGGGATTTGAACCCCCGCGGGCCGTGAAGCCCCTGGCAGTTTTCAAGACTGCTCCCTTCAGCCTCTTGGGTAATTGCCCAAAATGGTGGACCCAACAGGACTCGAACCTGTAACCGACCGGTTATGAGCCGGTTGCTCTAACCATTGAGCTATGGGTCCTAACTATTTTTCCCGTATGGGTTTTTGCATATGGTAGCACCGAAGAGAGTCGAACTCTTGACCTTCCGGGTATGAACCGGACGCTCTAACCAACTGAGCTACAGTGCCATAAATGGTGGAGAGGAAGGGACTCGAACCCTCTACCTCCTGCGTGCAAGGCAGGCGCTCTGGCCAGGTGAGCTACCCCCCCATAAATGGTGAAGAAGACAGGATTCGAACCTGCGACCGCTTGAGCCCAAGTCAAGTGCTCTACCAAGCTGAGCTACTTCTCCACACACGTGTTAATTGCTTAAATGCTTTATTATTATATATTATTTTTTTTATTTGTTAATTTTTTTATTAATTTTATAGTATCAATTAAACACAAAATTATTTATTAGCAATTTAATATTATATAAAGATTTAATATTTGTTATTATATTTAATAATAAATAAAAAAATAAGGTGGTTTGTAATGAAAAAAATAATTTTTGTTATAGATATGGTTAAGGGTTTTTGTATAAAAGGAAATTTGGCTAGTTCTGATATCAATAAAATTGTTCCTAATATAAAAAATTATTTAGAAAAAAATAAAGAAAATAAAATTGTTTTTATAAATGATAATCATTCAAAAAATGATATTGAAATGGAAGTTTATCCTTTACATTGCTTAAGTGGTACTGAAGAATCTGAAGTTGTCGAAGAATTAAAACCTTATGCGAAAACAATAATAAAAAAGAATACAACTAATTCTTTTTTTGCTATAGAAAATAAAAGTATTTTTGAAGAATTTGATACTTTTGAGATTATAGGATGTTGTACAGATATTTGCATATTACAATTTGCTCTAACATTAAAAACTTATTTAAATTTTAAAAATATTAATAAGGATGTAGTTGTTTTTAAGAATTTGGTAGATACTTTTAATTCAAAAGATCACAATAGAATTGAATATCATAACAATGCTTTAAATTTAATGAACAATGCAGGAATAAAAATAAAATAAAAAAATATTGGGCGTTATGCTCAATATTTTACTAATTTTTAGATATGGCGGGCAATAAGGGATTTGAACCCTTGCAAGTCTATTTGACTTCTAACAGTTTTCGAAACTGTCCCCTTCAGCCTCTTGGGTAATTGCCCATAAACCATAAAAATTATATATTGTTTTAATATATATTTAAATATCTTTATTTATGATATTTAATATTTTTTTTAATCGCTAAACTTCGATA
It contains:
- a CDS encoding PQ-loop domain-containing transporter, which gives rise to MSIAAQVFGYIGAIITVGLGIPQLVYQLKAKKTGKVNFFSFWIFYIGLLMWTALGVWHNNDATSISIFVSNFICGIIYTFTMYFLYHFYSKKTKHMMTGVISSISTIAGIYLILFIAFILRWTIPTKFAKLDGVNALIISLIAPAFTTLAFLPQFITGMRKKDFHGVSPYMALLFLFNCVVWLLHFIFSVVSKDAELINVVGMIVWQCISFTINSLQFIYIKKYSKGEEKNETIEMQKIDEKTKEVLFQK
- a CDS encoding RluA family pseudouridine synthase; its protein translation is MVKLIATYSERIDKYITNNSTITRNDIQELISQGAVFVNGIKINKNKYIVKENDAIEVTKLLDKQTTVEPQNIDIDIIFENEDYLVINKPSGMTVHPAPGHYDNTLVNALMYHFKNNLSDVNGLLRLGVVHRIDKDTSGLLIIAKNNATHNYFASLLKEHKIDRTYIAIVDGKIANKKMHIDLPIARDTKNRQKFTVSQQNAKNAYTMIEVLDYLKIDNKEKTLIKCNLKTGRTHQIRVHLNYIKHPIYGDPIYNKKIDDFNQRLHAMQLDFVDNKGKIKHFEAPIPNIMLKEIEVNKLN
- the rpsL gene encoding 30S ribosomal protein S12, whose translation is MPTVAQLVKQGRRDKTTKSKAPALGKMYNSLLKKENAIPAPFKRGVCTRVATMTPKKPNSAIRKYARVRLSNGQEVTAYIPGEGHNLQEHSVVLIRGGKVKDLPGVRYTIVRGTQDAAGVNNRKQARSVYGTKKPKSN
- the fusA gene encoding elongation factor G; this encodes MSREYKLEDYRNIGIMAHIDAGKTTTTERVLYHTGKIHKIGETHEGASQMDWMAQEQERGITITSAATTAYWKHKRLNIIDTPGHVDFTIEVERSLRVLDGAVTVLDAQSGVEPQTETVWRQATNYKVPRIVYVNKMDKMGANFKASIESLRKLLGANAHAIQLNIGEEAQFMGVVDLVTMKAYEFDGSVDENVKEIEIPDHLKDEAHLLRASLAESLADFDEEIMELLLTEQEVSAELLKKAIRKATLTSTYFPVVCGTSFKNKGVKFMLDAVVDYLPSPLDIPAMKAYKGDEEINIPASDDEFFSSLAFKVMNDPFVGNLTFFRVYSGVITKGSYVANSTKGEKERLSRILLMHANSRTDIDEVRTGDIAAAVGLKYTTTGNTLIDDKHKDIVLENMNFPEPVISQAIEPKTKDASEKLSLALQRLGAEDPTFKYYTDEETGQTIIAGMGELHLDIIVDRLKREFKVEVSVGAPQVSYRETITKSAEVEGIHKKQSGGKGQYGHVWIKYEPNPDGGFEFVDKIVGGKIPKEYIKSIEKGLREKMDIGILAGYPMIDIKATLFDGSYHEVDSSELAYKIAASKSLTKGREQLGTVLLEPIMDVAVVVPEDFFGDVMGDISRRRGQVRDNETRNDGAHVIKSYIPLSEMFGYATQLRSMTTGRGTYQMWFDHYEKLPRNLADEIIKKRGGKVSSDEE
- a CDS encoding ABC transporter permease, with the protein product MNEILYDTSSSATSTQKASGSFLLFSAIVTLLMIVNMYLLIKYFINYKRTIDKTQKVLSEYLVKDYIQGLSFKSNAFFNIIIIVLIIFSQVFISLFALVRVYNSGNVSYAPVFIAAYEIGLIMLGAFVISHFVLRYVKFNYPQYKNTNEDVYNELVSLKELKKEALDKNYPKKISIDLKKLRSSNVLLPNVFSKWIGFYNDMSEIEFKKQYPLFLSQLFKIKYFAEVNESIEKGKSLNIESEKNKLTVEPANLTKIEKEVLWMEQADRKAKILKETEDLSKMSKEEFNKKYEEYVYSARTIDPLYQPVSKNSWLFYRDAEIEDLFYNTNVSITYTMDEGKKINEDMLPDFLIKYQDYLISKFLLNIE
- a CDS encoding glycoside hydrolase family 16 protein → MKRKMKKLLLGLSSFLTALPIACISTLVSCQKKENNFIEPLANAKVPYLDNNWVCTWADEFDNNKLDENKWTQQIRKNNHNNEKQYYTDKNIIIKDSILSLIAKKEEYHGKHYTSAKLITKDKKSFKYGRLQIKAKNPKGRGTWPAIWMLPVNKKNIEWPHYGEIDIMEYVGFDESKIFQTIHTGQHNHKNKTQIGSSYLINSSDRFLVYEFIWYPDRLEWYVDNTKIFETKYLKNKERDVERAYEEVFPFDKEFYLILNLAIGGTWAGKKGIDENIFPISFDVDYVRYYEFDYKKVDKIIPEKINKIFKSKNSKFLYWNKPKDDYEIEKYNIYLNKKLFKTVSLNQFKFEEIKNNGNYSIQISAVDFSGKESFLSDEFIYNKQ
- the rpsG gene encoding 30S ribosomal protein S7, giving the protein MSRKHKAPVRDVLADPVFNSKIITKLINTIMLDGKKSVAENILYNAFEIVKEKTGKDPLEVFNIALENVSPQLEVRSRRVGGSNYQVPCEVSAKRKQTLALRWIIQYSRLRNDKTMEEKLAHEIIDASNKMGGAIKKREDTHKMAESNKAFAHFRW
- a CDS encoding MAGa3780 family membrane protein, translated to MELTKIKRRLLLSFGIIILLLVSISFVGGWFSISNKMTEALSKLTQKEKERIFNLDLLPTVSGAFFQVRFTFTYVSNILLGASLILLAIMPKYVWIKRLFFFSIVYITITFTIFWFIIVPYVYFFVKESNKIPLIEIILTFLVHLINPIIGISFFITTRKTIVLNKYDLYLSSLFSFFYYFFTVAVYFVGIKVVDEFLTNFKISEKEKNGWDIYIKLQITIYPMMNFREPWGYSGDSIFLKVLLNLSFPSLSVLFTISVSWFWKSVCKIKLYNEKIKKDQDFLKYNKFIKL
- a CDS encoding YigZ family protein: MKLLEIKKSKFYPFLFNVSSKEEVKQIILKIKQEHKKAKHVVYAFIIEQNNTILSGFSDDNEPKGVAGRPLYNLLENKKIINKLIVIVRYFGGIELGKSNLLRAYLQAGKLLF